Proteins encoded in a region of the Thermoanaerobaculia bacterium genome:
- a CDS encoding hydrogenase maturation protease gives MSGADEEGSATVRTLVLGMGCILMRDDGVGPSALATFASLYELPDDVELLDIGTPGPELAHQIGGYDALIVFDALRVQSPPGTVRCLTRSEILAAPLLNPRLSPHDPGLREALLTAEFFGEAPREVLLIGIVPKQIELGTELSPEVRAALPRAAEAAAAELLRLGILPVPRHEPALEEVWWRSA, from the coding sequence TTGTCGGGGGCGGACGAGGAGGGGAGCGCCACCGTGCGCACCCTGGTGCTGGGGATGGGCTGCATCCTGATGCGCGACGACGGCGTGGGTCCCTCGGCCCTCGCCACCTTCGCGTCACTCTACGAGCTGCCCGACGACGTCGAACTGCTCGACATCGGCACCCCCGGCCCTGAACTCGCCCACCAAATCGGCGGCTACGACGCGTTGATCGTCTTCGACGCGCTCCGTGTGCAGTCGCCGCCGGGCACCGTCCGGTGCTTGACGCGCAGCGAGATCCTCGCCGCCCCCCTTTTGAATCCCCGTCTCTCCCCCCACGATCCGGGCCTCCGGGAGGCGCTGCTCACCGCCGAGTTCTTCGGCGAAGCACCGCGCGAGGTTCTGCTCATCGGCATCGTGCCGAAGCAGATCGAGCTCGGCACCGAGCTCTCGCCCGAGGTCCGTGCGGCGCTGCCGCGCGCCGCGGAGGCCGCGGCGGCGGAGCTCCTGCGGCTCGGCATCCTCCCGGTTCCGCGGCACGAACCGGCCCTCGAAGAGGTCTGGTGGAGGTCGGCCTGA
- a CDS encoding nickel-dependent hydrogenase large subunit: MSKRIVVDPITRIEGHLRIDVEVDGGRVTKSWSSGQMFRGIELILEGRDPREAWLFAQRICGVCTTVHAITSVRAVENAIGLEIPMNAQYIRNLILCAHALHDHIVHFYHLSALDWVDVTSALKADPAKASALAESLSPWPHNSTRELAAVKAKLEGLIASGQLGIFTNGYWGHPAMHLPPEVNLLAVSHYLQALDYQRKANKVVAILGSKTPNIQNLAVGGVANAINLDNDATLNMEKLYFIKDTLEEVKTFIDQVYLPDVIAIGSMYPEWLGYGAGVTNYMAVPDLPLDSKGTEFDLPGGVIMGGDLKSFRPIERFDDPLFQAKVEESVAHAWYEGDWQKHPWDEEMPKPEYTDFQDDGKYSWVKAPRFEGKAMQVGPLAQILMGYASGHELITKKVNESVALASSIAKVQIPLAALHSTLGRHLARAIRCAVLAELSLKHWGLLVGNIAKGDLTIWNKPEFPKGEVKGFGFHEAPRGTLSHWVVIRDGRIANYQAVVPSTWNAGPRDSQGQLGPYEASLVGNPIADSERPLEVVRTIHSFDPCLACAIHAFDPEGNETATVKVLGG; encoded by the coding sequence ATGTCCAAGCGCATCGTTGTCGACCCGATCACGCGTATCGAAGGACACCTGCGCATCGACGTCGAGGTGGACGGCGGCAGGGTCACCAAGTCCTGGTCTTCCGGCCAGATGTTCCGCGGCATCGAGCTCATCCTCGAGGGGCGCGATCCGCGCGAGGCCTGGCTCTTCGCCCAGAGGATCTGCGGCGTCTGCACCACCGTCCACGCCATCACTTCGGTGCGCGCGGTGGAGAACGCCATCGGCCTCGAGATTCCGATGAACGCGCAGTACATCCGCAACCTCATCCTCTGCGCCCATGCGCTGCACGATCACATCGTCCACTTCTACCACCTGTCGGCGCTCGACTGGGTGGACGTCACTTCGGCGCTCAAGGCCGACCCGGCGAAGGCCTCGGCGCTCGCCGAGTCGCTCTCGCCCTGGCCGCACAACAGCACCCGCGAGCTCGCGGCGGTCAAGGCGAAGCTCGAAGGGCTCATCGCCTCGGGCCAGCTCGGCATCTTCACCAACGGCTACTGGGGGCACCCGGCGATGCACCTGCCGCCGGAGGTCAACCTCCTCGCCGTCTCGCACTACCTGCAGGCGCTCGACTACCAGCGCAAGGCGAACAAGGTCGTCGCCATCCTCGGCAGCAAGACGCCGAACATCCAGAATCTCGCCGTCGGCGGCGTCGCGAACGCGATCAACCTCGACAACGACGCGACGCTCAACATGGAGAAGCTCTACTTCATCAAGGACACACTCGAGGAGGTCAAGACCTTCATCGATCAGGTCTACCTTCCGGACGTCATCGCCATCGGTTCGATGTATCCCGAGTGGCTGGGCTACGGCGCCGGGGTGACCAACTACATGGCCGTGCCCGACCTGCCGCTCGACAGCAAGGGCACCGAGTTCGACCTCCCGGGCGGCGTCATCATGGGCGGCGACCTCAAGTCCTTCCGGCCGATCGAACGCTTCGACGACCCGCTCTTCCAGGCCAAGGTCGAAGAGTCGGTCGCCCACGCCTGGTACGAAGGCGACTGGCAGAAGCACCCCTGGGACGAGGAGATGCCCAAGCCGGAGTACACCGACTTCCAGGACGACGGCAAGTACTCCTGGGTGAAGGCGCCGCGCTTCGAAGGCAAGGCGATGCAGGTCGGGCCGCTCGCCCAGATCCTGATGGGCTATGCCTCGGGTCACGAGCTCATCACCAAGAAGGTCAACGAGTCGGTCGCCCTCGCCTCGTCGATCGCCAAGGTCCAGATTCCGCTCGCGGCGCTGCACTCGACGCTCGGTCGTCATCTCGCCCGCGCCATCCGTTGCGCGGTGCTCGCCGAGCTCTCCCTCAAACACTGGGGCCTGCTGGTCGGCAACATCGCCAAGGGCGACCTCACCATCTGGAACAAGCCCGAGTTCCCCAAGGGCGAGGTGAAGGGATTCGGCTTCCACGAGGCGCCGCGCGGCACGCTCTCGCACTGGGTGGTGATCCGCGACGGCCGGATCGCCAACTACCAGGCGGTCGTGCCCTCGACCTGGAACGCCGGGCCGCGCGACTCGCAGGGCCAGCTGGGACCGTACGAGGCCTCGCTGGTCGGCAATCCGATCGCCGACAGCGAGCGTCCGCTCGAGGTCGTGCGCACCATCCATTCCTTCGATCCCTGCCTGGCCTGCGCCATCCACGCCTTCGATCCCGAGGGCAACGAGACGGCGACGGTCAAGGTGCTCGGAGGTTGA